The sequence AACACAAATGGACAGAAGTAATTGGTGATTCCGTAGAGCAGCACAAAGACTTGAAGAAAGAGGAGTGGGACCAGAAAAAGAGCATGACGACAAGTCATggcgaaaaatgtgaaactgCAAGTGGCTCCCATACAGAATAACACAAAGATGGCCAGAATGAAAATTGTGTCGCCCATCTGGAAATGGAAATAAGTGAGTTCAGTTTTGATATAATACTTTTGTGGAATTgttaatttgtatttttaaatttaaatatgtGCAGTActtaagaaatttgaataagcAGTAGTTGAAAATCGGCTAAATCGGATGTAGGAATTTTTAGTTTCCACAGAAATCTATTTGAGGTGGTTTTTGTTGATTATGGACCAGCGGACCAAAAATGGGTTCGAACTTAAAAGGCTAAGCTAGGGCTTCCATCTCGGCGCCGGTTCGTCGCCGTCGCCGGCAGGTGAGGCGCCTCAAACAGCCCCACGCCGCCACTAACGCCGCAACGTATCCGCATGTACAGTACGGCGCGGAACCCAGaatgtgtcggccgcttccaaataaccacCTTTCGCACCACGTTGCGAAAAATAGCGTTGCGCAAACTACGATGTGCAGTAAATCCTATATACGCAAAAAACCGGAGCTCACGCCGGCCGGCGTGAGGCCGACGTGAGGCGCCGCCGCCGCGCCGCTCtcacatggaagccctagGCTAAGCATAGATGCTGTTTTAACGActgtatcgatttttttaatcaatagAGATAATTTTAGTGTTAACTCGTTTACTTACCTGCTTGAAATCATAGTGCCGTGCTTCAATTATAGCAATGAAAAAAGCCAAGAGAACAGTGTAGGCGTAGAGGGTAAGCTTATAAAAATCCTTTGCCAAGTAAGTCGACACGTATTCAATGAAATTTCTCTGCAATAAAAACCGCTCATTTAGCTTGTTCTTGTGAATTACCGCATCTTCGAACATTTCTGCATTACGCTCCCAAATCGGCGGAATCTGACATGGAGTCGGCACCCGCTCCACTGGCATTACCGAGTGTGTGCTTTGAGcaacaactgaaaaatagtaagactgataaattccaaaattttcatgaaaacatAATAGTGAAGAAGAAATTGCAACCAtgggcaaaattgaaaatttataccAAACGGATAATAAGgaacaatatttgaaatataaattgggaaaatcttttattttgattATCAAGACGCTTTTCTGGTTTGTTGTATCAAATTAAACAAgccagttaaaaaaatttgaattggacaacagtttttaaaatctacTTAAGGAAGACCCATATTAAGTTTCGCACGTCAATCATATCTAGAGACCAATGACAATCGTCTAATCTCTGTAGTGTATATTTATGGTGCTATTTGCAGCTTGCCATTTGACATTTCTTCATTTCGTTAATCCGAGTGTGATCATATTTATAAAGGTATAACTTACAAATGAGCGACGTTGAGATATTGTATAGAATCAAAAGTTAGGTtcataacaatttttcagaaagtcgtCAATTGGTGGCCACTAACAAGGGCTCACGTTTGTCccaaaattgaacatttggtttggaaattggcaaaatgcGAGCAAAGGCACGCACAAAACTTGTCAAACTTTGGGCACGGcctaaacaacaaaaaacagtaCATCTAGCTTGAATACAATGAGAAAATGTAAATTATATTTCTACaattctattgaaaattcgaaaacgaTTCTAAAAGAAACGAGTAATGCTTTtgtaaaaatcgtttttaagtACTGGAACAAAGtgaattaattaaaacaaaataacaaaataaacaTAACTTTACCCAGAGGattcaattaattaaaaccACCAAGAGGAACATGTGGccatgaataaaaaatatgaatgaaaaagaagaaaaaggagaaaaaagaggATCTCACGCACGGAttctttgttattttgaagatgcatttttctcgatttcttattaaaatttagtgttttttttcgtttttttttgttttcattcaaatcCTAATTTCAGTTTAAGGTCGCTGCTAATCCAATTTCGATACGAATTTCAAATGTCAGAAAATGTGAGATTATTGGTTTATTACAgaccagccgctgaccgcgcctacggcgcgggcaacgactggcaccattgaaagtatttgacacacataccttcaatcactcaaaaaatttctcatcatgaaaaaaacttgaaacacttaaaacgcGGTTTACTGGCACTGTTACatgtatgtatttttctaccatatgcatgtttcaaaaattcacagacagtatgaaaactttctgttactttttgaccaagacagtaaccttacaataccactacagtaccttgacattatcctccACCGACTCctaacccaatacctcttcaaaggacgaaatgccaatttttccaaaactacagtaaccctaccgtatacctacagtacccctatagtaccactacagtacgtTGACTTGATCCCCCATCAACTCCCAAATAACTACCTCTTCTAAAGCTctaagctcaatttttcggaacattccagaattttatcgatttttctagaaagttctggaacattccagaaatttcccgatttttctagaaagttctggaacattccagaattttctcgatttttttagaaagttctggaacattccagaattttctcgatttttctagaaagctcttgaacattccagacttttcccaatttttctagaaagttctggaacattccagaattttctcgatttttctagaaagttctggaacattccagacttttcccaatttttctagaaagttctggaacattccagaattttctcgatttttctagaaagctcttgaacattccagacttttcccaatttttctagaaagttctggaacattccagaattttctcgatttttctagaaagttctgaacattccagaattttctcgatttttctagaaagttctggaacattccagaaatttcccgatttttctagaaagttctggaacattccagacttttcccaatttttctagaaagttctggaacattccagacttttctcgatttttctagaaagttctggaacattccagaattttctcgatttttctagaaagttctggaacattcgagaattttttcgaaatttccagaagattctagatttccagaattttagaattttcagaaaatttcaatttcccgcaaaaatatttttcacagaaaatttaaatttcccgccaaaatatttttcacagaaaatttaaatttcccgccaaaatatttttcacagaaaatttaaatttccctccaaaatatttttctcagaaaatttaaatttcccgccaaaatatttttcacagaaaatttaaatttcccgccaaaatatttttcacagaaaatttaaatttcccgccaaaattttgggtctcaccacggtgggtctcaccacgacgggtctcaccgcgatgggtctcaccacgatgggtctcaccacgatgggtctcaccacgatgggtctcgccacgatgggtctcaccacgatgggtctttccacgatgggtctcaccacgatgggtctcaccacggtgggtctcgccacgaagatctcgcagcaacatttttttaattttccagaaggttctagaacaatccagaattttttcgaattttccagaaggttctggaacattccagaattttctagaattttccagaaccttatttcccgccaaaatatttttcacagaaaatttaaatttcccgccaaaatatttttcacagaaaatttaaatttcccgccaaaatatttttcacagaaaatttaaatttcccgccaaaatatttttcacagaaaatttaaatttcccgccaaaatatttttcacagaaaatttaaatttccctccaaaatatttttctcagaaaatttaaatatcccgccaaaatatttttcacagaaaatttaaatttcccgccaaaatatttttctcagaaaatttaaatttcccgccaaaattttgggccttaccacggtgggtctcaccacgacgggtctcaccacgatgggtctcaccacgttgggtctcaccacgatgggtctcaccacgatgggtctcgccacgatgggtctcgccacgatgggtcgcgccacgatgggtctcaccacgatgggtctttccacgatgggtctcaccacggtgggtctcgccacgatgggtctcgccacgaagatatcgcagcaacattttttaaattttccagaaggttctagaacaatccagaattttttcgaattttccagaaggttctggaacattccagaattttctagaattttccagaaccttctggataatttcagaattttcccgaagtttccaatttcccttccaaagacgggaagtcaatttttcataaactaccgtaatcctaccgtactcctacagtactcctacagtactactacagtaccccgaacATATTCCACTACTAACcgcaaacctatatctcttcaaaagacaaaagctcaatttttcctaaactacagtaatcctacagtactcctacagtacctctacagtactactacagtaccccgaccatatcccaccactaaccccaaacctatatctcttcaaaagacaaaaactcaatttttcctaaactacagtaatcctacagtactcctacagtacctctacagtactactacagtaccccgaccatatcccaccactaaccccaaacctatatctcttcaaaagacaaaaactcaatttttcctaaactacagtaatcctacagtactcctaaagtacctctacagtactactgcagtaccccgaccatatcccactactaacctcaaacctatatctcttcaaaagacaaaaacacaatttttcccaaactacagtaatcctaccgtactcctacagtactcctacagtactactacagtaccccgcccatatccccctactaaccccaaactaaTATCCCTTTAACAGCCGATAACGCCTTgcctttgtaagctatgacgtcacttgttaacaaacggacactatttttttatatataggtaatgattttgttagaaaaaaattcaacggaaaaatgaaaagcagAGCATTGCGCAGAACTGAAATGAGCCATTTTTGTGTTGAACATGTAGAGCATCTGGCGTCGGACACCAGATATTTTGGTGTCATCTTAAAAGAACGACACTGCTAGCAGGTGTCAGTATTTAGTTGTTATAAATTGTATAGCtgaagttctaaaaaaaatctgaggtCACATCTGTTAGTATCTGGAAGGGTCACCATAGTGCGTGGTACAAGAAACATCTGTGATCGTAAGGTCGCTGGAAACAAGATTGGTTTTCTAGAATTACAGCTGTAAAATAAGGGTGAACAGATACAGATCAGattttgtgaagaaaaaataatataattagttttttcttgttacttctatattttttattacctATCCatattttaactaaaattagTTCATAAACCTGAAGTAACTATAATTCTGTGAGCCTATATGTTTTTTGCGACACATCACTTTGTATGTgttattgttaaaaaattttgaagtaggATAGACTAAATCGCTGCCCAAATATCTTGCTCTAAGAATCCTAATCAGTAGGATTCTTAGATCAGTAGGATTAGTTTATTACACATCTTTTTTGGCACAGACTCTACACACAAAATTTTGGGAggtggcaaaaaaaaaagattcataGGATGAATATTGATGGTTCAAAATAGTGAGAAGAGGAAGcaataggaaaaaattaaaggcaGGAAATGGGTTAACGAATTTTGGAGCATAGCACGGGGAAAGAGAAGTAGCGTTGAAATGGAAAGAGGGAAAGAGTTTGGACTAGGATTCAGaggaaatgaaaacaaaaaatcacgatGAGTTGAACCGAAACTAGCAAAATAAGCAAATTGACAGGaacaaaatacaaataattcattgaataatattaatatacaagtcaaaatatttaatatttgatACAGATCACTTGCGAAGCATGAAGAACATGAAAATAGATTGAACTACCGAGGTTACAACAAAAACGAAGAGCAGAGTTGACTGGATAGCGTTCAACGTTCGGGACGATTGTCTTTCGTTGGCTGCTTCCATTCTGCGAATAGCCAATTCAAATTTGCGCTCCATTTCCTAAAACAaaaagagttttgaaaatgtatttatacACTATTGATGTTGCTTTTTCATGATCCAATTGTTAATTGTCTACAGTTTTTAAATAGTTACATATGGGTTGGAAAATTCATACATTCAGTGATAACTAACCGCTGTCCACgccaaaataataattcttcCACTACTTTTTGTAAGCATAAGGGATCCTGTATgaataatgtttaaaaagtACCCGAGAACACAGAGCTTCCACctatttctttgattttttctattctGTACTTAATTCGAGctgtattattttttcttttgctaCTGAGATTTAAAAAACCCACAATTAAACAAATGACCAAATTTATCATCAATATACCTACCTTGATACGCTCATCAGCGACCTCCGGTGTGATTGGTTTTGACTTCGCTGGGACAATTTCCTTCTTCTTAATTTTTGGCTCAATCACTTCTTCATCGCTTTCACTGGCCTCTGATGTATTGTCACTGCCCAACTGTTCACTGTTTCCCGTTTTCCTTTTGGAGTGCCTCGAAATCGTTTTTACCACGTAGTTGTTCTCAATTTGTTGAATATCGTTGTTGTTGTCCCATGGGCGGTAGCTGAAATGTTTTGcgttaaaataataaaaggttgcattttttttcaattatactCGGCATGAATGTACACATAATCATCTCCGTGctgttttttgaagaactttGTCTCGTGTGGAATTCCGGATTTGGCGCGCGCTCTTTGATCGTTTTCCAAAGCCGTCTTTTCTTCTGTAGCTTTGTACTGATCCTCGTTCGAAATCGCTTCAGTAACGTGGCGCCAGAGCTTAGCCGATTCCCATTCGCCTTGCTCATCCATGTTAATCTCGTAGCGAGGAAGCCGAGTTTTGATCACTTCTGGTGTGGGATTCCAAAGTTCTTTCTTGCCCTGAACATTGGAAATTAGTCATAAATTGAGGGTGAACGTAGTTTGAGAAGAAGCTATATATAGATGTTTAAATcttaaattgatttaaaaactaatagcCAGGCATGATTTTTCAACTGTTATCTGGATCAGAGAGAGAggctatcaaaaattattagcaGTTCTACAACTGccagctttaaaaaaattttgttgattggCAATTTTGGTAATATTCAATAGTCCAGCAAGTGTACATctatcaaaatcaaaacaatttgaaaaatgactatcaaaacttgaacaaaaaaactgctgaaagtattgattttgttttaaaaactagaactcttttttgaacttatactttttaatctaaattttaatttttctttttttttggactaagatttttactaaaatgcAAAAGTTTTAACTTATTCTTAAATTGTAGccttataaatttttggtaattgccaaattttcaaatgaaaaaaactggTATTCTCGAACGTAAATTGATGACCCCTGATCTAgtaatgacaaaaaaattcaactcacATCTGGTCCCTTTATCCTAATAACTCCGTCCCATGCACCTTCAATACTGGCCAACCGATCACTTCCGTACTTGATACTTCCCTCAATTTGATTGTAGGCTCCTCCAAGCATTGGCTTCAACTTGAAATCCAGCGTGGTCCTGTAGCCGGTCTTCTCGCACTCAATGTTAACCTCTCCGCCAAGTTCCATAGTCATGGTTCCGATCATGATTCCTTTGCAATTGGCGTATGGCAGGTTGACAATGTATGTCTCGCCAAGATTCAGCAACGTCAGACGAAGCTTCCCGGCAAGAATAGCTGACAGTGAATTTCCGTAATATTTGCTCTTGGCTAGAATCGTTCCGCTGATATTGAACCCGGCTTTTCGATTGGTGATGAAAAGTGATGAAACTGGAGGGTGATGAGAAACTTGTTCGGCCATGTAGAAAGTTGTGGATCCATCTGGATGTTCCCATTTACAACGGAACGTTTCACCGAGAATTGGATTGTAAGGCTTTTTGAGTCCCtttggttttttgtaaaatccaGACAAGAAGAACTTGGTAACCTTGACAATTCTCTGAAATGGGTCTGGCTCTGCAACAgccctgaaacaaaaatatataataattttcacacCAAAATTGCTTACTCTGAAATGAGATCGGCATGATAATAATAATCGGCAAGTTTCTCCAAAAATGATCTTGGCTCGAGGATAAATGTAGGGAGGACAACTTTGGAAAGGTCCATTCCTGGGCGAATTTGCTTGAGCAGTGTCCAGATAAGTGACTTGTTTTCTTCGCCGACTTCTTCCGTTAATGAACCATCCGGGCCAAACTGAAAACTTGCATTTGAAACACTAAAGATAAAGTGTTGGGATATTATTACCTAAATGGTTTCAAAATAACCTAGGAACACCGGTtttcataatgaaatttcaaaaaatatattgatagttgtttataacaattttgtaagtttttcacAGTTGGAAAGTTTGGaagtttgtttaatttttcaaaaaaaaagctgagaaagtttttttggtcAGCCTATTAATTAAACACTATCGAACTTGTGCACCCATCAACTGACAATTGATTTTGCGATAATCAGATAAAGAAAGATTTTTATTTGCTGCGATACagatcaatttgaaaaatttataacgtGTGCCATTTGTTCTACTTTTGTgattaaataatttgtttctCGATCAAgatgatgaaaaaattaaataaaaacaattcaaaaaatataaacaattcaaaaaatattatagcaataattttttgtcaacCAGAATATGCccatttgccaatttttgcagttgcacattttgtgaaaactaGCTTCACAGTTTTATTAACTTTCTTCAATTATTGCTCTTTTATGAATACTCACCACTTCTTTCGGGCTCGGAATCCATGCGCTCTCTGTGAATGCCTCTCTTATAGTGTCACTTGTCTCTGACATTTTTCCGTCTTCATGATCTTCATCTTGGACATCATCAATCTCTTGGAAATGCTTTTCAGCATCCGTCTCTGACACTGCCAATTCTCGAGTATCATCTCCATCGGAATCGCGTGACATTCTTGATTCATCTCTCTGACCATC comes from Caenorhabditis elegans chromosome X and encodes:
- the ZK1086.2 gene encoding Protein lifeguard 2 (Confirmed by transcript evidence) — translated: MPVERVPTPCQIPPIWERNAEMFEDARNFIEYVSTYLAKDFYKLTLYAYTVLLAFFIAIIEARHYDFKQMGDTIFILAIFVLFCMGATCSFTFFAMTCRHALFLVPLLFLQVFVLLYGITNYFCPFVLTNEAPMKADMDMESSDIAKWIFCAKMVIYSVFRVTPLLVHFLLTMITIKSVGCMMIVQVCGSNFVLKN
- the obr-3 gene encoding PH domain-containing protein (Confirmed by transcript evidence), with amino-acid sequence MLERRKERKLTITSPNEDMRIVEPPAHKQRRASLSVAYHRLLSFSSSPIKKQKKEYRDEKKRVNDELLSALRDPTVVVMADTLKIRGALKRWNRYYCVLKPGLLILYKHKKADRGDWVGTVLLNHCELIERPSKKDGFCFKLFHPMDMSIWGNRGPLGQSFGSFTLNPLNTSFLICRAPSDQAGRCWMDALELSFKCTGLLKKTMNELDDKNGDSSMNDGQRDESRMSRDSDGDDTRELAVSETDAEKHFQEIDDVQDEDHEDGKMSETSDTIREAFTESAWIPSPKEVFGPDGSLTEEVGEENKSLIWTLLKQIRPGMDLSKVVLPTFILEPRSFLEKLADYYYHADLISEAVAEPDPFQRIVKVTKFFLSGFYKKPKGLKKPYNPILGETFRCKWEHPDGSTTFYMAEQVSHHPPVSSLFITNRKAGFNISGTILAKSKYYGNSLSAILAGKLRLTLLNLGETYIVNLPYANCKGIMIGTMTMELGGEVNIECEKTGYRTTLDFKLKPMLGGAYNQIEGSIKYGSDRLASIEGAWDGVIRIKGPDGKKELWNPTPEVIKTRLPRYEINMDEQGEWESAKLWRHVTEAISNEDQYKATEEKTALENDQRARAKSGIPHETKFFKKQHGDDYVYIHADYRPWDNNNDIQQIENNYVVKTISRHSKRKTGNSEQLGSDNTSEASESDEEVIEPKIKKKEIVPAKSKPITPEVADERIKEMERKFELAIRRMEAANERQSSRTLNAIQSTLLFVFVVTSVVQSIFMFFMLRK
- the obr-3 gene encoding PH domain-containing protein (Confirmed by transcript evidence), whose product is MEEFDENSRKSLKKQKKEYRDEKKRVNDELLSALRDPTVVVMADTLKIRGALKRWNRYYCVLKPGLLILYKHKKADRGDWVGTVLLNHCELIERPSKKDGFCFKLFHPMDMSIWGNRGPLGQSFGSFTLNPLNTSFLICRAPSDQAGRCWMDALELSFKCTGLLKKTMNELDDKNGDSSMNDGQRDESRMSRDSDGDDTRELAVSETDAEKHFQEIDDVQDEDHEDGKMSETSDTIREAFTESAWIPSPKEVFGPDGSLTEEVGEENKSLIWTLLKQIRPGMDLSKVVLPTFILEPRSFLEKLADYYYHADLISEAVAEPDPFQRIVKVTKFFLSGFYKKPKGLKKPYNPILGETFRCKWEHPDGSTTFYMAEQVSHHPPVSSLFITNRKAGFNISGTILAKSKYYGNSLSAILAGKLRLTLLNLGETYIVNLPYANCKGIMIGTMTMELGGEVNIECEKTGYRTTLDFKLKPMLGGAYNQIEGSIKYGSDRLASIEGAWDGVIRIKGPDGKKELWNPTPEVIKTRLPRYEINMDEQGEWESAKLWRHVTEAISNEDQYKATEEKTALENDQRARAKSGIPHETKFFKKQHGDDYVYIHADYRPWDNNNDIQQIENNYVVKTISRHSKRKTGNSEQLGSDNTSEASESDEEVIEPKIKKKEIVPAKSKPITPEVADERIKEMERKFELAIRRMEAANERQSSRTLNAIQSTLLFVFVVTSVVQSIFMFFMLRK